A stretch of the Acetomicrobium thermoterrenum DSM 13490 genome encodes the following:
- a CDS encoding dipeptidase, giving the protein MDRDFLAEAKELHKKYFVADVHYDLLPLVWERRQRGERKVIENHYIPSFKEGGVDLVVSSLFISDEYLPEMALRQALDYISALHQEMEESPGLFALCRNTDEIKRARSSGIVALLLSFEGAEPLGNDINLLRIFYELGVRGLGIVWSRRNYAADGCHFEAKEEGRKGGLTNFGVQLLREAERLGMYVDISHLNDEGLDDVLKFSNKPLLASHSNCRKLVPSMRNLRDEQILEIAKRGGVIGMNAYSKFVKDDDENINAKDLADHVCHIYELVRSYENICYGFDFCDEIHQLSGSESKGYDCIKGHSRCFELTAELIARGIDEKEIAGVMGENFLRFLEVTIG; this is encoded by the coding sequence ATGGATCGCGATTTTCTCGCAGAGGCAAAGGAGCTTCATAAAAAATACTTCGTTGCCGATGTCCATTACGACTTGCTCCCACTGGTATGGGAAAGGCGCCAGAGAGGCGAAAGAAAGGTTATAGAAAATCATTACATTCCCTCTTTTAAAGAGGGAGGTGTCGATTTAGTGGTCTCATCGCTTTTCATTTCCGACGAATATCTGCCGGAAATGGCTTTGAGGCAAGCCTTGGATTATATAAGCGCGTTACATCAGGAGATGGAAGAAAGCCCTGGGCTTTTTGCGCTTTGTCGAAATACAGATGAAATAAAGCGGGCTAGATCTTCAGGAATAGTGGCCTTGTTGCTTTCCTTCGAGGGGGCAGAACCGCTGGGCAACGATATAAACCTGCTCAGGATATTTTACGAACTGGGGGTTAGGGGTTTAGGGATCGTTTGGAGCAGGAGAAATTACGCAGCAGACGGCTGTCACTTTGAGGCAAAAGAAGAGGGCCGAAAAGGAGGGCTGACGAACTTCGGAGTGCAACTGCTTCGGGAGGCCGAAAGGCTTGGAATGTACGTAGACATAAGCCACTTGAACGACGAAGGTTTAGATGATGTCTTAAAATTTAGCAATAAACCTCTGCTGGCCTCACACTCAAACTGCAGAAAACTTGTCCCATCCATGCGCAACCTCAGGGATGAACAAATTCTTGAAATTGCAAAACGGGGCGGCGTCATTGGCATGAACGCCTATAGCAAATTTGTCAAAGATGACGACGAAAACATCAATGCCAAGGATCTGGCGGATCATGTATGTCATATATACGAACTTGTCAGATCCTACGAGAATATTTGTTATGGCTTTGATTTCTGTGACGAGATCCATCAGCTGTCAGGGTCGGAGAGCAAGGGCTATGATTGCATTAAAGGCCACAGTCGCTGCTTTGAGCTGACTGCCGAACTCATCGCAAGGGGGATTGACGAAAAGGAAATTGCAGGAGTAATGGGCGAAAACTTTCTTAGATTTCTGGAAGTTACCATAGGCTAG
- the mobA gene encoding molybdenum cofactor guanylyltransferase, producing the protein MDLKAKEDALSDVTAVILAGGKGSRVGHNKAFIKLGHTYLLELVLQNMSKIFDDIIVVTSRCDHDRILSIHSSMPSCYHINVICDSDAGQGPLLGLLEALRVSKKEWLFLAGCDMPFINRSLVKHIFGLKNGNSQAVVPRFKGFLEPLHAFYHRSCLKEAEIIYGHGKRKIKDFYPFVNLSISEESDMNAVKNYHRSFFNINDLYDLTRAEKMLLPHPHGEFEEIFINESDLRNLRLPETPLS; encoded by the coding sequence GTGGATCTTAAAGCGAAAGAAGATGCTCTTAGCGATGTAACCGCCGTAATTCTTGCAGGCGGCAAAGGCTCAAGGGTAGGTCATAATAAGGCGTTTATCAAATTGGGCCACACCTACCTGCTGGAGTTGGTATTGCAAAACATGAGCAAAATTTTTGACGATATAATTGTCGTGACCTCACGCTGCGATCACGACCGAATTCTATCAATTCATTCATCCATGCCGTCATGCTATCACATTAACGTAATATGTGATTCGGATGCAGGTCAAGGGCCTCTACTGGGGCTTTTAGAGGCGTTGAGGGTCTCGAAAAAGGAGTGGCTTTTTCTGGCAGGATGCGACATGCCTTTCATCAATAGATCACTGGTTAAACATATTTTCGGCCTTAAAAATGGGAATTCGCAAGCAGTGGTGCCGCGATTTAAGGGTTTTTTAGAGCCTTTGCACGCCTTTTATCACCGTTCTTGTTTAAAAGAAGCCGAAATCATATACGGCCATGGCAAAAGAAAGATAAAGGACTTTTATCCTTTCGTAAATTTATCCATCTCGGAAGAAAGCGATATGAATGCAGTAAAAAATTACCATAGGTCCTTTTTTAACATAAACGACCTTTACGACCTGACAAGAGCAGAAAAAATGCTTCTTCCCCATCCTCACGGAGAATTTGAAGAGATCTTCATTAATGAGTCGGATCTTCGTAATTTAAGACTTCCAGAAACGCCTCTGAGCTAG